The Heliomicrobium undosum genome includes the window CGGCTTTCCCTACATGCGCACCCTGGAGGACTTTGACTTTGCCTTTCAAGCCGCGATCTCAAAGCGACATATCCAACAGTTGACGACCATGCAGTGGATCGATGATGCCTTCAACCTGTTTTTTCTCGGACCTCCCGGCACAGGAAAGACGCATCTCTCCGTCGCCATCGGCAGCGCCGCCGTAGACAAGGGCTACAAGGTGCGCTTCATCTCCATGGACCAACTGGTCAGCGCCTTTCGCACAGAAAGCACGGAGCCGAAGGCCCAACGTATCTTGCGGGCCATCCGGAAAGCCGATCTGGTGATCATCGACGAACTTGGATTTCTGCCGATCACACGTACCGAAGCCAATCAGTTTTTCCAACTGGTCAATGACTTGTATCA containing:
- the istB gene encoding IS21-like element helper ATPase IstB; the encoded protein is MRTGRQLDDLLQQCHFHLRSEQLAPMANEAAAAEPPYLAFLEQVLRCEIDAREEKAMESRLRQAGFPYMRTLEDFDFAFQAAISKRHIQQLTTMQWIDDAFNLFFLGPPGTGKTHLSVAIGSAAVDKGYKVRFISMDQLVSAFRTESTEPKAQRILRAIRKADLVIIDELGFLPITRTEANQFFQLVNDLYQQTSVIITSNKSFEEWPEVFGDSVITTAILDRLVHHSELFSLSGDSYRMTHRKTFLTA